ttctatggctggtcccgtagtaagaggacctactgtcagactgatggagcttccatggctggtcccgtagtaagaggacctactgtcagactgatggagcttccatggctggtcccgtagtaagaggacctactgtcagactaaTGGAGCTTCCATGATTGGTCCCGTAGTAAGAGACAAGGTTATTCAGGAAAATAGTGCATAGTGCTGCCTGAAACATACTGCAACCTTGTGCTAAATGGTTTTTGAGTCATTTATGCATTTATGTGAATTTAAGAAATCTACTATAGATTAAGTGCTCttatgttgtgcaatttaaaatgTGTACTTTGTGTCTAATGTGAATGAATGTTTTGTCAAGGATTAGCTACCTGATCTACTGAAATTAGATAATTGAATAAGAAAAAAGAGAAAATATTTTTACAGAATAAagtgccagaactgtcaagaaaataacttttgtgtctgtttgtctttattactacaggccgactcagattaagtctgaggccggtaacatcaacagtgagcaCGAACCCATCCTGCCACTTTCCTTCCACACTGAGtagaaacctacagtcactgggtcctgattgtgacgatggagcccagtttgcactgcaggatccagagatggcatcagtgaagctggaagactgcagtcaaacactggagctgaatgtcaacattaaagatgaagaagaggaggagaagattgggaCAACTGTTagtcatggtaagagcaggttctcTCTATAAGTTATCTTCATATATTAGACCTCCATAAGTTATGACCCAGTCTATTGCTAGGTTGAATTCTGTAATTCTGACATCACACATCCCTGAACATCTCAAGACTTCACAGCgaagcaaaacattttaaaacttgTAACGCCTGCCTTTTCCCACACATTGTCTCAAAAACGTTGCAAATGTTTAATACCCTCAATCACCAAGTTAGGCATACCTCATTTCAAAATAGGCCATGGCATCATCACTGTCAATATTGAATTATAATTTGTTTGTTGCACAGAATATCAGATCTCAACAACGATTGGAGAAGTGATGAACATAACCAGTAGACTACCACATCCTGATGATTTATATctcatacatatatatttaatattttatatatcaagttgtagaaacatctcaaggatgatcaatggaaacaggatgcacctgagctcaattcaaaagtttggggtcacttaacaccagtctcaacggcaacagtgaagaggcgactccgggatgctggccttctaggcagagttgcaaaggccagttttattgcttctttaacgagcaccacagttttcagctgtactaacataaattcaaaaagggttttctaatgatcatttagccttttaaaatgataaacttggattagctaacacaacatgccattggatcacaggagtgatggttgctgataatgggcctctgtacgcctatgtatatattccataaaatatctgccgtttccagctacaatagtcatttacaacaataacaatgtccacactgtatttctgatgaatttgatgttattttaatggacaatcaatgtgcttttctttcaaaacaaggacatttctaagtgaccccaaacgtttgaacagtagtgtatatttaaaatgttttatatatcaagttgtagaaacatctcaaggatgatcaatggaaacaggatgcatctgaactcaattttgaggctcttttttttattttatatatataaatttgcaaaaatgtctaaacttgttttggctttgtcattatggggtattgtgtgtagattgctgaagatatttttttatttaattttagaataatgctgtaaaaaaacaaaatgtggaaaaagtcaagggttctgaatactttccgtggGCACTGTCAGACCCCTTCCCATTTTTCCCATtttggtacgttacagccttattttaaaatcgaTTACATgtttttcctcgtcaatctacacacaataccccataatgacaaagccaaaacaggtttttagaaattcttgcaaatgtaaaaaaaaaaaaaaaaaaatgataagaATTGCttatttacatacattttccgaccctttgctatgagatgatCCTTGAGAAGTttttacaacttggagtccacctgtagtaaattcaattgattggatatgatttggacaggcacacacctgtctatttaatgtcccacagttgacagtgcatgtcagagtaaaaaccaagtcatgaggtggaaggatttgtccgtagagctccgagacaggattgtgtcggcacagatctggggaccggtaccaaaacatttctgcagcattaaaggtccccaagaacacagaggcctccatcattctacaatggaagaagttttgaaccaccaagactcttcctagagctggccacccggccaaactgagcaatcgggggagaagggccttggtcagggaggtaaccaagaacccgatggtcactctgacagagctccagagttcctctatggagatgagagaatcttccagaaggaaaaccatctctgcaggtcTCCACTAATCatgactttatggtagagtgcccaggcggaagccactgcctagtaaaaggcacatgacagtccgcttggagtttgccaaaaggcacctaaaggactctgaccatgagaaacaagattctctggtctgatgaaaccaagattgaactctttggcctgaatgccaagcgtcatgtctggagcaaacctggcaccatccctacggtgaaggatggtagtggcagcagcttgctgtggggatgtttttcagcggcagggactgggtgacTTTTCAGGATCAAGGGAcagatgaacgtagcaaagtatacatttacatttaagtcatttagcagacgctcttatccagagcgacttacaaattggtgcattcaccttatgatatccagtggaacaaccactttacaatagtgcatctaactcttttaaggggggggggggggttggaaggattactttatcctatcctaggtattccttaaagaggtggggtttcaggtgtctccggaaggtggtgattgactccgctgacctggcgtcgtgagggagtttgttccaccttctgtcttatgtaaccatatcaaaggtaacatatcatactatactgaacaaaaaaatataaacaccacatgtaaagtgttggcctctggagcagtggaaacgctttctctgtagtaatgaattacacttcaccatctgtcagtcagacagacaaatctgggaTTGGCGGACGCCAGGAGAACACCACCCGCCCCAATGCACAGGGCCAACTGCAAAGTTCGGTGGACGAGGAACAACGGTCTGTGGCTGCTCctcaggtcagggctctgtgcaggccagtcaagttcttccacaccgatctcgacaaaccatttctgtgtggacttcgctttgtgcacgggggcattgtcatgctgaaacaggaaatggtcttccccgaactgttgccacaaagttggaagcacagaatcgtctagaatgtaattttatgctgtagcattaaggtttcccttcactggaactaaggggcttagcccgaaccatgaaaaacagccccagaccgtcattcctcctccaccaaaccccACAGCCGGCACTATGCACCGGGGGCAGGAAGCATTCTCCCGGCACTCGCCAAACCCAGATCCGTCCGTCCGACTGCCAGATGGCGAAGCATCCCtatggaacacttttgacaccatGTCCAGATGAGTTGGGGCTGTTCAAAGGCcaagggggggtgcaactcaatattaaggtgTCCTTTCATGTTTTTTGCAATCAGTGTagattgtcattatggagacacctattGGATAAATGTGGCAACTCATTTGctgcaataaaaaaataaaaacgtttTCAAGCCTTGTGGGCGGGTTTTGAGTGGTCATTCGCTTAGACATTTACACTGGACCTGGCAACCCTGGCTGTGTCTGTTGATTATAACAGAAGGCGACCGCACGACTTCATGGGCAGAAAGAAGAAAGAACAGAAACAGACAAAGCATGGCTGAACAGACAGATGCTAATCTTCTCAGATGCTAGCAGTGAGAGAGAAGCAGGCAGCCCACGCAAATACTTTCCAGATCTCAATGGCAAAATACGCTTCATCTACATAAAAGACAGGGCAATCGGAAATGAGAAACCTTACACATTTGAAAGGACGACGGAGGCGTCCAAATCAATGGATTAAATCTTTGTACAGCAGCTCCTCAACCTCATCTAGGCTGGAAATGTGCTGCAGTCAGCGCATAgcgtatagagagatccttgatgaaaacctacttgaGAGCGCTcgggacctcaaactggggtgaaggttcaccttccaacaggacaatgaccctaagcacacagccaatacaacgtgggagtggcttcggtacaagtctcaatgtcattgagtggcccagccggagcccggacttgaacccgatcaaacatctctggagagacctggaaatagctttgcagagacgctccccatccaatctggcagagcttgagaggatctgcagagaagaatgagagaaactccccaaatacaagtgtttcaagcttgtagcttcatacccaaaaagactcaaaggtgcttcaactaactattgtgtaaagggtctgaatacttacgtaaatgtcatatttcagtcattatggggtattgtgatgccattatggggtattgtttgtagattgatgagaatatatatattttttaatttaaccagcgcaaactggctttaaccagaatagtaaaaggagtgggaggccccggtgcacaactgggcaagaggacaagtacattagactgtcaagtttgagaaacagatgtctcacaagtcctcaactggcagcttaattaaatagtacacgcaaaacaacagtctcaacgtcaactgtgaagaggtgactccgggatgctggccttctagacactattctggttagagccagtttgcgctgttctgtgaagggagtagtacacagcgttgtatgagatctttagccatttccagctacaataggcatttacaacattaacaatgtctacactgtatttctgatcaatttgacattatttgaatggacaaaaaaaatgcttttctttcaaaaacaaggacatttgtaagtgaccccaatctttagaatttattcatttatttcaccactaATGGtagtgtatttattttttttacctttttttAACTTTCTTAGCATACTGATTATTGTCCGGAATTTcagatgactgacgtgcccaaagtaaactgcctgtaaacTGCCCAAAAGCTAGGAGATGCATATACttgatagcattggatagaaaacactctgaagtttctaaaactgttaaaataatgtctgagtataacagaactgatatggcaggtgaaaacctgaggaaaatccattcgGAATGTTTATTTTGAGGTCACAGGTTTTTTCAGTGCTTGCCTATGGGATATACAAAtagataggacccagattgcagttcctatggcttccactagatatcaccAGTCTTTAGAATGGGTTTCAGGTATttgtagtttttccaaggtgTCCCCCATTAGAAAAGTAGTCATGTTGCGTGCATCAACGACAGTGcgctcttcgttatttatcttcgCTATTAAACACACTATTCTCCGTCTAAATATTattgtttatttagatattagaatACCCGAGGATTAATTGGAAACATCGTTTGACTTTCACTTTTTGGATTGGTTTGTGTGCATGTTGAATGAGTGAattactgaatcaaacgcgccatctaaactgacatttttgggatataatgAAGGACTTTATCGTTtatcattgtgtagctgggacccttgggattgcaatcagaggaagatcttcaaaggtaagtgatttatttaattgcTGTCTgattttgtgacgcctgtgctggttgaaaaagtattttgacgtggggcgctgtcctcagataatcgcatggtatgctttctctaaagcctttttcaaatctgacaacgcagttggattaacaagaagcttttaaatgatgtaagacacttgtattgtcatgaatgtttaatattacgatttttgtattttgaattttgcgctctgcaatttcaccggatgttgtcgtaggTGTCCCTCTAGCGTTTGGACAtgcgcccaaacaggttaactaggcaagtcagttaagaacaaattcttattttcaatgacggcctaggaacagtgggttaactgccttattcaggggcagaacgacagatttttaccttgtcagatcggggatttgatcttgcaacctttcggttgctcTAGCCACCCGATATGACCAGAAGAGGAATGGTCACcgctctgagcctggttcctctctacgtttcttcctaggttccttttTTCTAGAGAGTTTGTGGCcactgcttctacatctgcattgcttgctctttgtggattttaggctgggtttctgttcagcactttgtgacaactactGATGTAGAAAGTGCTTCATAAACTACATTTCATTGAcatgtatatcacaccaactgactggttcttctgatTTTCACACAGGATaccatgttgagacattctctacatccagagagcaacagcaggaagatcacagagctaagaggtctcaccactgcccacattgtgggaagattttcccatttctatcgaagctaaaaatacacctaagaaaacacacaggagagaaaccgtattcctgctctgactgtgtggcgagtttctctcaactttccgacttaaaatcacatgaaagtatacatacaggggagaagccttacgtctgctctgactgtggaaaacgtTTTAAAACATCAAATAAGCTAAAatctcatcagagaacacacacaggagagaagccttacgtctgccctgactgtggaactagtttctctcaCCTTTCcaacttaaaaacacatgaacgtatacatacaggagagaagccttactcctgctctgactgtggaaaacgtTTTCAAACATACgctcagctaaaagttcatcagagaacacacacaggagagaagccgtacgtctgccctgactgtggaactagtttctctACACTTTCCAacttaaaatcacatgaacgtatacatacaggagagaagccttactcctgctctgactgtggaaaacgttttaaaacatccgctcagctaaaagttcatcagagaacacacacaggagagaagccttatgtCTGCCCTGACTGTGTAACTAGTTTCTCTCACCTTTCCggcttaaaaacacatgaacgtatacacacaggagagaagcctttcttctgctctgactgtggggcgagTTTCTCTCAACGTACCCACTTAAAAAAACaccaacgtatacacacaggagagaagccttacgtctgctctgactgtggaaaatgttttaaaacattataTGAGCTAAAATCTCATCagcgaacacacacaggagagaagccttacgtctgccctgactgtggaactagtttctctcaCCCTTCCACcttaaaatcacatgaacgtttacacacaggagagaagccttacttctgctatGACTGTGGGGCGAGTTTCTCTCATCTGGGCACcttaaaaacacaccaacgtATACACATAGGAGAGAAGCgttacttctgctctgactgtgtaaaatgcttcaaaacatcaaatgagctaaaagttcatcagagaacacacgaATGAGAGAAGCCTGCTTACGTCTGCTCTGACTTTTGGGTGAGTTTCTCTCACCATAGCATCTTAACACACCAAtgtatacacacaggggagaagccttactcctgctctgtggAGGGGTGGGTAAGTCAAACGTCTAACCAAAAGCTGCGTGTTTGAATCTTATCAAGGAGGACTTTAGCATTATAGCTCATAGCAACTTTGTAACTACTTATTACTTTTTAGCTATGTTATCTAATCTTTTCCCTAAACCCATTTAACTctaccttaaaacttcttagggctgcaatcccgataacgggatcgatatgacaacagccagtgaaagtgcagggcgccaaattcaaaaaaacaaATCTAATAAttcaaattcctcagacatacatgtcttataccatttaaaaggtaatcttgttgttaatatCACCAaattgtccgatttttaaatatgcttttcagcgaaagcaccacaaacgattatgttaggtcacaccaaaccacaataagcacagccatttttccagccaaagataggagtcacaaaaagcacaaatagagataaactgaatcactaacctttgatgatcttcatcagatgacactcataggacttcatgttacacaatacatgtatgttttgtttgataaagttcatatttatataaaaaaatctgagtttacattggcgcgttccattcactagttccaaaaacatccagtgattttgcatagccacatcgattcaacagaaatactcatcataaatgtagatgattatACAAggtatacacatggaattatagatatacctctccttaaagCAACTGCTGTGTACGAttttcaaaaatactttacggaaaaagcaaaccatgcaataatctgggacggcgctcagaacaatagtcaaattagccgccatgttggagtcaatagAAACcggaaattacatgataaatgttccctttgatgatcttcatcagaatgcactcccaggaatcccaggtccacaataaatgcttgatttgttcgataatgtccgttatttatgtccaattagctacttttgttagcgcgtttggtaaacaattccaaagtcacgaagcgcgttccctaaaagctgacgaaatgtccaaaagttccgtaacagtcagtagaaacatgtcaaacgatgtattgaatcaatctttagaatgttgttaacataaatcttgaataacgttccaaccggagaattacattgacttcagatgagcgatggatcAGAGCTCCCTCTTTTATGTGAACgcacgcgcatggtcaaagaatggtcaggtcgtggcagacctgactaattcctctcTCATTCGACCCCCCTTCAGTTCtacagacggttgacatctagtggaagccgtaggaagtgaaaactcattcatatctcgctgtgatttcaatgggatcttggttgaaaatcgaccagcctaatAATTTCCacatcctgtttggattttttctcaggtttttgcctgccatgtgagttctgttatactcagacataattcaaacagttttagaaacttcagagtgttttccatccaatactactaataatatgcatatattagaaaCTATgattgaggagcaggccgtttactctgggcacctctgtgcacctttcatccaagctactcaatactgcccctgcagccacaagAAGTTAAACCCCTCACCCGTAACCTAGCTAAAGTTAGCAagaacaaattggaattcgtaacatatcatacatattacaagttcgtaacatattgtatgaatatCAATGCGTAAAATAACAttcgaattgtaattcataacatacgaTACGTCGTATTATACTGAATAACAatctaaacgcaacaatttcaaagatttac
This genomic window from Salvelinus fontinalis isolate EN_2023a unplaced genomic scaffold, ASM2944872v1 scaffold_0558, whole genome shotgun sequence contains:
- the LOC129846464 gene encoding zinc finger protein OZF-like, whose protein sequence is MASVKLEDCSQTLELNVNIKDEEEEEKIGTTVSHGYHVETFSTSREQQQEDHRAKRSHHCPHCGKIFPFLSKLKIHLRKHTGEKPYSCSDCVASFSQLSDLKSHESIHTGEKPYVCSDCGKRFKTSNKLKSHQRTHTGEKPYVCPDCGTSFSHLSNLKTHERIHTGEKPYSCSDCGKRFQTYAQLKVHQRTHTGEKPYVCPDCGTSFSTLSNLKSHERIHTGEKPYSCSDCGKRFKTSAQLKVHQRTHTGEKPYVCPDCVTSFSHLSGLKTHERIHTGEKPFFCSDCGASFSQRTHLKKHQRIHTGEKPYVCSDCGKCFKTLYELKSHQRTHTGEKPYVCPDCGTSFSHPSTLKSHERLHTGEKPYFCYDCGASFSHLGTLKTHQRIHIGEKRYFCSDCVKCFKTSNELKVHQRTHE